A window of Candida orthopsilosis Co 90-125, chromosome 8 draft sequence contains these coding sequences:
- a CDS encoding membrane transporter, with the protein MSDKETKAQEQEALTSGVTPSRSKDEELGGVGIEEDEKYFEDSTSSEFDMVDLEANDEILHAKMKLINDAIDEIGFTPYHLKLFFLNGMGYWTDNQLNFLESTVRQFINYQFGYKFPVTAETYAGGMILGALVWGFGADLIGRKLAFNLSLLLSAIFAIMAGMMGNMASYALFVLLSAFAAGGNLVLDTCVFLEFLPHKDQWLLTFFALFWGIGQTIATALGYAFLPNNTCDSEDYCPSHINRGWRYVWYTNGSIVLAMAILRVTVIRLKETPKFLVANNRDAEAVAVLQHIATKYNRPCSLTLEQLLECGEIKSNADYRNHFNLKGTLSLMFKHLKILFATSKAIRSTILLFISWAFLGISYPLYSSFLPQYLATRGANISASTTGGVYRDNLIANACSVGGPIIAGLMLKFIPKLGRRGVMFIGGIATMALLFGYTQVRTRSQNVGFTSSVYVALYIYYGVIFAYTPEVMPSAARATGNCLCLFATRICTAMVPIIAYYSDTSSAVPIWICGAFVGVIGVIALFLPFEPSKQRVV; encoded by the coding sequence ATGTCAGATAAAGAAACTAAAGCTCAAGAGCAAGAAGCCTTGACTTCTGGAGTAACTCCAAGTCGGTCcaaagatgaagagttaGGAGGTGTTGGAATAGAAGAGGATGAAAAATACTTTGAAGACTCGACTTCGCTGGAGTTTGATATGGTGGATTTAGAAGCCAATGATGAGATTTTACATGCtaagatgaagttgattaaTGATGCTATTGATGAGATTGGTTTCACTCCATaccatttgaaattgttttttttgaatGGTATGGGATACTGGACTGATAATCAGTTGAATTTCTTGGAGAGTACTGTGCGTCAATTTATTAATTATCAATTCGGATACAAGTTCCCTGTCACTGCTGAAACTTATGCTGGTGGTATGATTTTAGGAGCTTTGGTTTGGGGATTTGGTGCTGATTTGATTGGTAGGAAATTGGCTTTTAACTTGTCGCTTTTGTTGAGTGCCATTTTTGCTATTATGGCAGGGATGATGGGTAATATGGCTAGTTATgctttgtttgttttgttgtcaGCTTTTGCTGCTGGTGGTaatttggttttggatACTTGTGTGTTTCTTGAATTTTTACCTCACAAAGATCAATGGTTATTAACTTTTTTTGCCTTATTTTGGGGGATTGGACAGACAATAGCCACTGCTTTAGGGTATGCCTTTTTACCCAACAATACTTGTGATTCCGAGGATTATTGTCCAAGTCATATCAATCGTGGATGGAGATATGTTTGGTATACTAATGGATCTATTGTTTTGGCAATGGCTATTTTACGTGTTACTGTGATTAGATTGAAAGAGACTCCCAAATTTCTTGTGGCTAATAATCGTGATGCTGAGGCAGTGGCTGTATTGCAACATATTGCTACAAAATATAACCGTCCTTGCTCATTAACTTTGGaacaattgttggaatGTGGTGAAATCAAGAGTAATGCAGATTATAGAAACCATTTCAATCTCAAGGGAACACTTTCACTCATGTTCAAACATTTAAAAATACTTTTCGCTACATCCAAAGCAATAAGATCCACCATATTACTTTTTATTTCGTGGGCTTTCCTTGGTATTTCATACCCTCTTTATTCATCCTTTTTACCACAATATTTAGCTACTAGAGGTGCCAATATCTCAGCCTCAACTACTGGAGGAGTCTATCGTGATAATCTTATTGCTAATGCATGTTCAGTTGGTGGACCAATTATAGCTGGTCTCATGTTGAAATTCATTCCTAAACTTGGTAGAAGAGGAGTCATGTTTATTGGAGGTATCGCCACCATGGCACTCTTGTTTGGTTATACACAAGTTAGAACTAGATCGCAAAATGTTGGATTTACTTCAAGTGTCTATGTTGCTTTGTATATTTACTATGGTGTTATCTTTGCATATACGCCCGAGGTTATGCCCAGTGCAGCTAGAGCAACAGGTAACTGTTTATGTTTGTTCGCTACAAGAATATGTACTGCCATGGTGCCCATCATTGCTTATTATTCGGATACATCTTCAGCAGTgccaatttggatttgtgGTGCTTTCGTCGGTGTCATTGGTGTCATTGCGTTGTTCTTACCATTTGAACCAAGTAAGCAAAGAGTTGTTTAA
- a CDS encoding Fgr2 protein (protein similar to phosphate transporters) has translation MSDIEKQPQEPITPRSTNESATLNDDTEIYHLKDVVLTKKMKLVNDAIDEIGFTPYHLKLFFLNGMGYWTDTQLTYLESSVRTFVNYQFGYKFPISNEMLAAGLLFGALFWGFSADLIGRKVAFNISLLLSGLFTIITGTMSSMASYCIFVFLSCFAAGGNLVLDTCVFLEYLPHKNQWLLTFFAFFWGIGQVIAVALAFAFLPNNSCDSEDYCPSHINRGWRYVYYTNGSIVLFMSILRLTVVSLKETPKFLVSNNRDAEAVEILHHIATKYNRKCSLTLEELESLGSIEINDDFRKHIDWKGMLVLMKHHVSILFSNRQMTRSTVLIFLSWFLLGISYPLYSSFLPQYLATRGANISASTTHGVYRDNLISNTVSMGGPLIAGALLYFFPIIGRRGVLFIGGVSSMAFLFGYTQIKNRTQNVALSSISFATIYIYYAVLYAYTPEVFPSAARGTGNALAIACTRVATVIVPLIAYYSDTASAAPIWICGAFVGVVGFLALLLPYEPSKHRVA, from the coding sequence ATGTCggatattgaaaaacaaccACAAGAACCTATAACCCCCAGACTGACAAATGAATCAGCTACTTTGAACGATGACACCGAGATTTATCATTTAAAAGATGTAGTATtgacaaagaaaatgaagcTAGTCAATGAtgccattgatgaaattggtttCACACCATATCACTTGAAATTGTTCTTTTTAAATGGTATGGGATATTGGACTGATACGCAATTAAcatatttggaaagttCAGTGCGTACTTTTGTTAATTATCAATTCGGTTATAAGTTCCCCATAAGTAATGAAATGTTAGCTGCAGGATTATTATTTGGGGCTTTATTTTGGGGGTTTTCGGCTGATTTAATTGGGAGGAAAGTTGCATTCAATATTTCATTATTGCTTAGTGGGTTATTTACAATTATAACTGGTACTATGTCATCAATGGCAAGTTATTGtatttttgtgtttttgaGTTGTTTTGCTGCTGGTGGGaatttggttttggatACTTGTGTATTTCTTGAATATTTACCTCACAAGAATCAATGGTTATTGACattttttgcatttttttGGGGGATTGGGCAAGTTATTGCTGTGGCTTTGGCGTTTGCATTTTTGCCTAATAACTCATGTGATTCCGAGGATTATTGTCCAAGTCATATCAATCGTGGATGGAGGTATGTCTACTATACTAATGGGTCAATTGTGTTGTTTATGTCGATTTTGAGGTTGACAGTGGTGAGTTTGAAAGAAACGCCAAAGTTCCTTGTGTCGAATAATAGAGATGCGGAAGCAGTGGAGATTTTACATCATATTGCTACGAAATATAATCGGAAATGTTCGTTAACTTTGGAGGAGTTGGAACTGTTGGGTTCAATCGAGATAAATGACGATTTTAGAAAACATATTGATTGGAAAGGAATGTTGGTATTAATGAAGCATCAtgtttcaatcttgtttaGTAATAGGCAAATGACGAGATCGACAGTGctaatttttctttcctGGTTTTTACTAGGAATATCTTACCCATTATATTCATCGTTCCTTCCACAATATTTGGCAACTAGAGGTGCCAATATTTCTGCGTCAACAACCCATGGAGTATATCGAgacaatttgatttcaaacacTGTGTCAATGGGTGGTCCGTTAATTGCTGGTGCTCTCCTATACTTTTTCCCCATtattggaagaagaggtgTTTTATTTATTGGTGGTGTATCATCAATGGCTTTCTTATTTGGTTACACACAGATCAAAAATAGGACACAAAATGTTGCTCTTTCATCGATTTCATTTGCAACTATTTACATATACTATGCTGTTCTATACGCCTATACCCCGGAAGTGTTTCCCAGTGCAGCAAGAGGTACTGGTAATGCATTAGCAATTGCATGCACAAGAGTAGCCACCGTTATAGTACCCTTGATTGCATACTATTCAGATACTGCTAGTGCTGCTCCTATATGGATTTGTGGtgcttttgttggtgttgtggGGTTCCTTGCTTTGTTGTTGCCATATGAACCAAGTAAGCATAGAGTCGCTTGA
- a CDS encoding AdoMet-dependent proline methyltransferase, with the protein MPVKQFTEDIEIDNNVVPDSKINYDDAITYWSSVPASVNGVLGGFGEQTPVPKVDIVGSLTFLRKLSSRMSSGGQPKYTIDMGAGIGRITRDLLWKVSDKVDLLEPVKPFVEQMPAELQQVQSSGKLGQIYDIGMQEWVPDKKYWLIWCQWCVGQLPDDVLVEFWKTCRGALVENGTIIVKENIAPIEDVFDETDSSVTRTDKKFRELFIRAGLKLIASDVQKGLPKELYPVRMYCLKAQ; encoded by the coding sequence ATGCCAGTCAAACAGTTCACCGAAGATATAGAAATTGACAACAACGTCGTGCCAGActcaaaaatcaattacGATGATGCCATTACATACTGGTCATCGGTACCTGCGTCAGTCAATGGGGTTCTAGGTGGTTTTGGTGAACAAACGCCAGTACCAAAAGTCGATATAGTTGGATCACTTACATTTTTACGAAAATTGTCATCTCGAATGAGTAGTGGTGGTCAACCCAAATATACAATTGATATGGGTGCaggaattggaagaattaCTCGTGACCTTCTTTGGAAAGTTAgtgataaagttgatttacTTGAACCTGTGAAAccttttgttgaacaaatgcCGGCTGAATTGCAACAGGTTCAATCACTGGGGAAATTGGGACAGATTTATGATATTGGAATGCAGGAATGGGTGCCTGATAAGAAatattggttgatttggtGTCAATGGTGTGTTGGGCAATTGCCTGATGATGtattggttgaattttggaaaacatgTCGTGGTGCATTGGTTGAGAATGGTACGATTATAGTAAAGGAAAACATAGCTCCAATAGAGGACgtttttgatgaaactgATAGCTCAGTTACAAGAACAGATAAAAAATTTAGAGAATTGTTTATTAGAGCagggttgaaattgattgccAGTGACGTACAAAAGGGTTTACCAAAGGAGTTATATCCTGTCAGAATGTATTGCTTGAAAGCACAATGA
- a CDS encoding Mac1 transcriptional regulator (possibly related to copper transport) gives MILINDVKYSCMECIRGHRSSTCKHHDRPLLQVRSKGRPGVYANGNPNHRVAVFAEEIATPTDATDSEDGSTATPPTTEPRKSCKSQPIVILKASSKQVIDLTNGEIVGPYDESKVTKSTVEKPPPQQPVINDESFIISSGCCAPKVTKRTGCGCCGNKKKNVSKSKILQTYIEKRLNKDVVPPPKQVKFISESPHQKLNNNGNSRSETPVFEVVPISSCSIPGTCCCGSDCKCAGCVVHGNAPGVPEQTPLLPSQPGNLPIDTVSNTETLVFSSLPNNDALPKALPVDANQQASLFSQSEFESTSQPSPGVCLCPPDACDCTNCEVHGIIDGHKLDEYFVDQEKLLNALVSDFDFNTLMSSDNKASEVKPEPMFAYVAPSTCCEGNSTSNKLQYSQMQTPSNNGSWSELQNFYSNHTDLSAKPPVTNNPSSCCSNRSRS, from the coding sequence ATGATATTGATAAACGATGTGAAATATTCCTGTATGGAGTGTATACGAGGTCATAGATCTTCAACTTGCAAACATCATGATAGACCACTACTACAAGTTAGGTCCAAGGGAAGACCGGGAGTATATGCGAATGGTAACCCAAATCACAGAGTGGCAGTTTTTGCTGAAGAGATTGCCACGCCAACTGATGCCACAGATTCGGAAGATGGATCCACTgcaacaccaccaacaactgAGCCGCGCAAATCATGCAAATCACAGCCAATAGTCATACTAAAAGCTTCGTCAAAACAGGTTATTGACTTGACAAATGGGGAAATTGTAGGCCCCTACgatgaatcaaaagttACAAAGAGTACAGTTGAAAagccaccaccacaacaaccagTCATCAATGACGAAAGTTTTATTATATCATCAGGTTGTTGTGCTCCGAAAGTAACGAAACGTACCGGATGTGGATGTTGtggaaacaaaaagaagaatgtGAGCAAGTCAAAGATACTACAAACGTATATCGAAAAGAGGTTAAACAAGGATGTGGTACCACCTCCAAAGCAGGTTAAATTCATTTCGGAATCGCCGCAccaaaagttgaataatAACGGAAATAGTAGAAGTGAAACACCCGTGTTTGAAGTTGTTCCAATCTCATCTTGCTCCATACCGGgtacttgttgttgtggtagTGATTGCAAGTGTGCTGGATGTGTTGTTCATGGGAATGCTCCAGGGGTTCCTGAACAGACCCCATTACTCCCGTCTCAACCAGGCAATTTACCTATAGATACTGTTTCAAATACCGAGACCCTCGTTTTCAGCTCGTTACCAAACAATGATGCGCTTCCTAAAGCTTTGCCTGTTGATGCGAACCAACAAGCGTCATTGTTTAGCCAGTCGGAGTTTGAGTCAACCTCTCAGCCTTCTCCAGGGGTTTGTCTATGTCCTCCAGATGCATGTGATTGCACCAATTGTGAAGTCCATGGTATAATAGATGGACACAAGTTGGATGAATATTTTGTCGATCAAGAAAAGTTGTTAAACGCATTGGTGTCAGACTTTGACTTTAATACCCTTATGTCGCTGGATAATAAAGCATCAGAAGTCAAACCAGAACCCATGTTTGCCTATGTTGCGCCTTCGACTTGTTGCGAAGGTAATTCCACGTCAAATAAACTACAATATTCACAAATGCAAACACCAAGTAATAATGGAAGTTGGTCggaattacaaaatttttattccAATCACACCGATCTAAGTGCTAAACCACCAGTAACTAATAACCCGAGTAGCTGTTGCTCGAATCGTAGTAGATCCTGA
- a CDS encoding Ctr9 protein (S. cerevisiae homolog CTR9 has role histone methylation, RNA elongation from RNA polymerase II promoter, chromosome segregation, RNA elongation from RNA polymerase I promoter): MEEATDISYYIGKDGVEALRALDVPLEEGDVVSINLANIDEQDPAEIIQFLADTKSGKHYWIIVARAYAQLGKLVNAVHIIKSALESKNFGNEDIKTLQSFLIWLHFKFASAGIDRSNHLVEASTEIASLSSRIHDDAQSSPVNNTSNFLSQAVLALYQGHDDEASQIFERILKIDQQNTFALLGKAQALLNKSKNYANALKLYQQVLVLNPATKPDPRLGIGLCCWFLNDEKMAIQAWERALELDPKNLKARIFLNLAHFHEAFNNSWSDEEFITNYKACLNELAKIHKSNVNDATVLLVLASYYYSKNDFETVERLLKKVVKDITGDSSLTKLTTHSKASKYESNVLSECGTWLGRVKFSEGDFIQASRYFQEAIKLNDLNIVAKLGLGQSQYNRGSVDEATLTFESILRSNANCLEANYSLGVIYAKQSSRKKKELAIQVLERYIRLSNNRGLSSSKNDADFLLNKEPVALNAYLTLSSLYESTDLSQALSYLNKAVEARNQVGKDVPLEIYNNIGVFQFTKQNFKGALENFQVAIDKLDGAEFLSPDGDVLIDLPSDLRVSLTFNSARTKELSNEKEALETYESLLSECPHYFSAKLRILFLSCISETGLTPKEIQSEIDELLKLNASDLEIRSFYGWFAKNFGKKLGMKPDADTAFQKETLVEYDKHDCYALLSLANIYCVLARDLKGSSVEEKKRTYYVRATELYTKVLTVDRKNVYAAQGLAIVYIENKESTKGLDILRKIRDSLNDISVYLNLGHVLCDVKQYGKAIENYELALTRFTDGKDVQILTFLGRAWALRGINEQSLNFLKTALEYTKQAFNLTKGSKSALLFNISYIQFQIADFITKQPVQKRQPQDISDAITGLNEAIETLMRLSSDEEKHPPYPKDELRGRANLGSSTLLSRLTNALDETKENIAEIEQRLETAKQLREIEKEAELQKEQERINAMKEKEAELAKQRAALQEQAQQWAEESRMDVAVNDEEENDDKLFEQELEGDSKKKGKDQKGKGKSRSKKGKGSRKVVSDSDEEEEEAEFSEENGESKPNGKRQHVSDEDEDDVEEDDEPVSNGSKRKKTQHLSNEFIKDSDEELEDDDLFGDDKEDDEQKENEGNGEDKAEKENGDEE, from the coding sequence ATGGAAGAGGCTACTGATATCTCATACTACATCGGAAAAGATGGAGTTGAGGCGTTGAGAGCATTAGATGTTCCATTAGAAGAAGGTGatgttgtttcaattaaTCTAGCAAATATCGATGAACAAGATCCTGCTgaaattattcaatttcttgctGATACCAAGAGTGGGAAACATTATTGGATCATCGTGGCCCGTGCTTATGCCCAATTGGGAAAATTAGTAAATGCCGTCCATATCATCAAATCGGCCTTGGAGTCTAAGAATTTTGGCAATGAAGATATAAAGACCCTTCAATCTTTTTTAATATGGTtacatttcaaatttgctTCTGCTGGGATTGATAGGAGTAACCATTTGGTTGAAGCAAGTACTGAGATTGCGAGCTTGTCATCGCGGATACACGACGATGCCCAATCTTCACCAGTCAACAATACCAGTAACTTTTTATCCCAGGCAGTGTTGGCATTGTATCAAGGCCATGACGACGAAGCAtctcaaatttttgaaaggatattgaaaatagatCAACAGAATACGTTTGCCTTATTGGGCAAAGCACAGGCATTATTGAACAAGTCGAAAAACTATGCAAATGCTTTAAAATTGTACCAACAAGTTTTGGTATTGAACCCAGCCACAAAGCCAGATCCCAGATTGGGTATTGGATTATGCTGTTGGTTCTTGAACGATGAAAAGATGGCAATTCAAGCATGGGAACGTGCACTTGAACTAGATcccaaaaatttgaaagcaaGGATATTTTTGAACTTGGCTCATTTTCATGAAGCGTTCAACAACTCTTGGAGTGATGAGGAGTTTATCACCAACTATAAAGCTTGTTTGAATGAATTAGCAAAGATCCACAAAAGTAATGTGAATGATGCAACTGTGTTATTGGTCCTTGCATCATACTACTACTCCAAGAACGattttgaaactgttgAAAGATTGTTAAAAAAAGTTGTCAAGGATATAACGGGAGATAGTAGTTTGACTAAACTAACTACACATTCTAAAGCATCCAAGTATGAGTCTAATGTGTTGTCTGAATGTGGTACTTGGTTAGGAAGAGTCAAATTTTCCGAGGGTGACTTCATCCAAGCGTCTAGGTATTTCCAAGAagcaatcaaattgaatgacTTGAATATAGTAGCCAAGTTGGGATTAGGTCAATCACAATACAATCGAGGCTCAGTAGACGAAGCAACATTGACATTTGAGTCCATTTTACGCAGTAATGCCAATTGCTTGGAGGCTAATTATTCACTAGGAGTCATTTACGCAAAACaaagttcaagaaaaaagaaggagCTCGCCATTCAAGTTTTGGAGCGATATATTAGACTTTCAAATAATAGAGGGTTATCGTCGAGTAAAAACGATGCtgatttcttgttgaacaaagagCCAGTTGCATTGAATGCATATTTGACTTTGAGCAGTTTATACGAAAGTACTGATTTAAGTCAAGCACTTTCATATTTGAACAAAGCGGTCGAAGCAAGAAACCAAGTGGGTAAAGATGTACCTTTGGAGATATATAACAATATTGgtgtatttcaatttactaaacaaaatttcaagGGGGCATTGGAGAACTTTCAAGTGGctattgataaattggatgGTGCTGAGTTTTTAAGTCCCGATGGGGATgtattgattgatttacCAAGCGATTTGAGAGTTAGTTTGACTTTCAATTCAGCAAGGACGAAGGAGCTTTCAAATGAAAAGGAGGCTTTGGAGACGTATGAGTCTTTATTGTCTGAATGCCCCCATTATTTTTCAGCGAAGTTGAGAATTTTGTTCTTGTCATGTATACTGGAAACTGGTTTAACACCAAAGGAGATTCAATCTGAGATTGATGAGTTGttaaaattgaatgcaTCCGATTTGGAAATCAGATCATTTTATGGGTGGTTTGCCAAAAACTTTGGAAAGAAATTGGGCATGAAACCGGATGCAGATACAGCTTTTCAAAAGGAGACtcttgttgaatatgaCAAACATGATTGTTATGCCTTGCTTTCCTTGGCTAACATCTATTGCGTCTTGGCTAGAGATTTAAAGGGTTCAAGTGTGGAGGAGAAAAAGAGGACGTACTACGTGAGAGCCACTGAATTGTACACCAAAGTTTTAACGGTTGATAGAAAGAACGTGTATGCAGCACAAGGGTTGGCTATTGTGTACATCGAAAATAAAGAGTCAACTAAAGGCTTGGACATTTTGAGAAAAATTAGAGATTCACTTAATGATATTTCGGTGTATTTGAATCTTGGCCATGTTTTATGTGATGTTAAACAATACGGAAAGGCCATTGAAAATTATGAGCTTGCCTTGACTAGATTCACTGATGGTAAGGATGTACAAATCTTGACATTTTTGGGTAGGGCTTGGGCCCTTCGTGGAATCAATGAgcaaagtttgaatttcCTCAAGACTGCATTAGAATACACTAAGCAGGCGTTTAATTTGACAAAGGGGTCAAAATCGGCTTtacttttcaatatctcatacattcaattccaaattgcTGATTTTATCACTAAACAACCAGTTCAAAAGAGACAACCACAAGATATAAGTGATGCTATAACTGGATTGAATGAAGCTATTGAAACATTAATGCGATTATCGtcagatgaagaaaagcATCCGCCATACCCTAAGGATGAGTTACGAGGTAGAGCTAATTTAGGTTCAAGTACATTATTAAGCCGATTAACCAATGCCCTTGATGAAACTAAAGAAAACATTGCTGAAATTGAGCAAAGACTTGAAACTGCTAAACAATTaagagaaattgaaaaagaagctGAGCTTCAAAAGGAACAAGAGAGAATTAATGCCATGAAGGAGAAAGAAGCCGAATTGGCCAAACAAAGAGCAGCTTTGCAAGAGCAGGCGCAACAATGGGCTGAAGAATCAAGAATGGACGTTGCTGTTAACGACGAAGAAGAGaatgatgataaattgtttgaacAGGAATTAGAGGGAGACAGCAAAAAGAAAGGTAAGGACCAGAAGGGTAAAGGTAAAAGTAGGTCAAAGAAGGGTAAAGGGAGTAGAAAAGTTGTATCAGatagtgatgaagaagaagaagaggctGAATTTTCTGAGGAGAACGGTGAATCAAAACCGAATGGTAAGCGTCAACATGTCTCtgatgaggatgaggatgatgttgaagaagatgatgaaccTGTGTCTAATGGATccaagagaaaaaaaactcAACACTTGTCTAATGAGTTTATAAAGGACAGCGATGAGGAATTGGAAGACGATGATCTTTTCGGtgatgataaagaagatgatgaacaAAAGGAGAATGAAGGGAATGGCGAAGATAAAGCAGAGAAAGAgaatggtgatgaagaataG
- a CDS encoding Psf3 GINS complex subunit, whose product MSYYDIDDILADAEKLPCQFNHTIPGLGYLEGNPGKPIQQGTKLELPFWLAEILAVLEVQNSDSSFISLIDPDFINDKVLNAIKSDSKSLDLHKLSSQYYNMIIKWGKLFYEPKLIEQVMEMAKERSFEINNYASNIHSKHFNTEFIYTLDEFEKKLFKDTSESNKLMRQWLKE is encoded by the coding sequence ATGTCATATTACGATATAGACGATATACTAGCTGATGCTGAAAAATTACCATGTCAATTCAACCACACAATCCCCGGACTAGGTTACCTCGAAGGCAACCCAGGGAAACCCATTCAACAAGGTACCAAACTCGAACTACCATTTTGGCTAGCTGAAATCTTAGCCGTACTAGAAGTTCAAAACTCtgattcatcatttatTTCACTAATAGACCCCGATTTCATCAACGATAAAGTACTTAACGCCATAAAGTCCGATTCCAAATCACTCGATTTGCATAAATTATCATCACAATATTATAACATGATTATCAAATGGGGCAAATTGTTTTACGAACCAAAATTAATCGAACAAGTTATGGAAATGGCTAAAGAACGTAGTTTTGAGATTAATAATTATGCTAGTAATATTCACTCAAAACATTTTAATACTGAATTTATTTACActttggatgaatttgaaaaaaaattgttcaagGATACTAGTGAAAGTAACAAGTTGATGAGACAATGGTTAAAAGAGTAG
- a CDS encoding Ssr1 Beta-glucan associated ser/thr rich cell-wall protein yields MASFTKVSTFLAIIASLQQLTVATPPACLLACVAQVQKSSSQCSGLNDLSCICSNEGDDVKSCLDNICPNDDADTAKKAFESSCEGHSDDSSSSSSSSSSEAESSSTEESSSSEAPSSSNDVESSSTEASSSEEEQSSSSSEAAPSGSSTVDAESTSEPAPSSTEAEPSVSETAGGNGGAGEGEETASSAASQEQASSTLETSSIAEESTSSSEVPSVSTQTEGSGANKIGLGALVGLVGAALL; encoded by the coding sequence ATGGCTTCATTCACTAAAGTTTCCACCTTTCTTGCAATCATTGCTTcattacaacaattgacaGTTGCTACACCACCAGCTTGTTTATTGGCTTGTGTTGCTCAAGttcaaaaatcatcatctcaATGTTCAGGTTTGAATGATTTATCATGTATCTGTTCtaatgaaggtgatgatGTTAAATCTTGTTTAGATAACATTTGTCcaaatgatgatgctgataCTGCCAAGAAGGCTTTTGAAAGTTCTTGCGAAGGACACAGTGATGATTCCagctcatcatcatcatcatcatcgtctgAAGCTGAATCTTCATCTACTGAAGAATCATCCTCATCTGAAGCTCCATCAAGCTcaaatgatgttgaatcatcttcaactgaaGCTTCTTCAAGCGAAGAAGAgcaatcatcatcttcctcaGAAGCCGCTCCATCCGGTTCATCAACTGTTGATGCTGAATCCACCTCTGAACCCGCTCCATCATCTACCGAAGCTGAACCATCTGTTTCCGAAACTGCCGGTGGAAACGGAGGTGCTGgtgaaggagaagaaacTGCCTCATCTGCAGCTTCCCAAGAACAAGCATCATCCACCTTGGAGACCTCTTCAATTGCTGAAGAATCCACTTCGTCTTCTGAAGTTCCATCTGTTTCAACTCAAACTGAAGGTTCAGGTGCCAACAAGATTGGTTTGGGTGCTTTAGTTGGTTTAGTTGGTGCTGCATTGTTATAA